The genomic DNA TTCAAGGTCTGCTCACGCTCATCATTGCCGCCGCCCATGCCAACGCCACGGGCGCGGCCAACTGCGTCGATCTCATCGATAAAGACGATACAAGGCGCATTCTTTTTCGCCTGCTCGAACATATCGCGGACCCGGCTTGCGCCGACACCGACAAACATTTCCACAAAGTCAGAACCCGAAATCGTAAAGAACGGCACACCCGCCTCGCCGGCAATCGCCCGCGCTAGCAGTGTTTTACCCGTACCGGGGGGGCCAACAAGCAACGCGCCCTTGGGGATCTTGCCGCCCAAACGGCTGTATTTTTGCGGGTTGCGCAGGAATTCAACGATCTCTTCCAGCTCTTCCTTGGCCTCATCGATGCCGGCCACATCGTCAAAGGTCACGCGGCCGTTCTTTTCGGTCAAAAGCTTGGCCTTGGATTTACCGAATCCCATGGCACCGCCCTTACCGCCGCCCTGCATGCGGTTCATGAAGAAGATCCAGATGCCGATCAGCACGAGGAACGGCAACCACAGCGACAACAGGCTGAAGAATCCCGATTGTTCCTGCGGTTTGGCGACCACGTCGATCTCTTTGGCCATAAGCCGGTCGGTCACATCCTCACCCTGCGGCTTGATGACGGAAAAATCCTTGCCATCCTTGCCACGGGCCTGAATGACCTCGCCATCCAGCGTTACACTGTCGATTGCGCCTGAATCAACCTGCTGAATAAATTCAGAATATGACATGCTGCGCGACGACATCGCCGACTGCCCGCCACTGAACAGGTTAAACAAAGCAAGGATCAAGACCAACAGGACGACCCAGAATGCGATATTTCGTGCATTTCCCACGAAGATTCTCCTTCACGTGCCGGCCAAAAAGAGACAACGGCTTTGCGCTTAAAATAGACATAAGTTTCAACTGTTCAATGCGATACTACAAATTGGTTGAAAGCTGCGGCGATACGCGCATGAAAATCGGGTGAAAACCCCGCCAGCGGGGCCGCAACCAGCACATCATCTTGCCATACCGAGGGGCTAACCAACAGCACATCACGCGCGATGCCGGTTTCGCGCCAGCCTTCCACTTGCCGCAAACCATCAGCGCCCAAGCCCTGCAGCTGCTGCCCTGCCGCAAACGGCCCGGTCACCTGCCAACGCCCATCCCATAGCGCATTCGGCCCACAGGCGCCCCCTACGGCCCGCGCCTCTCGCATGAGGCGAAAGCTTTGCGGCCCCATGCGCAGGCGCACCCCCCAAAGCGTGGCATCCCGGCGTGCGGCAATGGCCTGCAAAACCCGCGCGGTTGCAGCGGCGCGCGGGGCATGTTCCGCCCCAGACACCCATAAAATACCGGCCAGCAACAGGCGACGCTGTATTTCAGGACTGCATTCCGACCAAGCCGTTAAATCAAACTCCAGACTTCCGGCCACCTCATGGCAAACTACCACCGCCGCATCGGCAACGGCTTGGCGCACCACGCTTTGCGTCGCCGCAAGGTTGGATATCACGCCCGCCAACCGTTCCACCGTAATCCCCAAAGGCTGCAATTGCGGCAGCAGCTTGCGCGTTTTGACCCGCGTAAACCGCTCATTCTCGTTGCTCGGATCATCGACCCACGCAATGCCTTTGGTCGTCAGATAACTGCGAAGCGTGGCACGCGGCACCGCCAGAAACGGGCGCACAAACCGGACCGCGCCGTGCTGCCACTCGGCGCGCATGCCCGAAAGCCCGTCAATTCCGGCGCCCCGCGCAAGGCCCATCAGAAAGGTCTCGGCCTGATCATCTGCGGTATGGCCTAGAAAAATATGGGTTATCCCCGCGCTTTCAGCCCAATCTGCCATCAAGCCATAGCGCGCCTGACGGGCCGCTTCCATCAGGTTGCCCGTCACCGTGCCATGCTGCCAGACAAGGGTTTGATGCCCAACGCCAAGATCCTCACAAAAACGTGAAACCTCGTGCGCTTCCTCGGCCGAGCCTGCGCGCAAGGCATGATCAACCGTTACCGCCTGCACCGCGCCAAAGGCCTGCCATGCCAGATGCAAGCTCGCCATCGAATCGGAGCCGCCCGAAACGGCAACGGCCACACGGGCATCGGGTGCCGCCGCAACAGCGGCCGATGCCTCCGCGATAAGATCAGATTCGGCCCAGTCTTTTACTGGCACCCCAGCCCCAAAGCAGCCGTTGATGCCTGCACGGCAGCAGGATCACCGGGAAAACGCACGCCCACCTCTTGCAAGGTCACGCACGCCTCGGGCCCCTGCCCCAGTTCGGCCAACGCCTGCCCGACTTTCAGCAGCGATTCCGCCGCCCGCGCGCCCGTCATATCGCCCGAGAATGCCTCCAGCCAAGCACGCGCCGCATCAGATGTTTCCCCAAGGTTAGAGAGCGCCTCACCGCGATAATAATGCGCCTCGGCGGTCAGGGGCCCACCCGTATAGGTCTGGGCAAAGGTCGCAAAGAGGTCCGCGGCGGTGCGAAAGTCACCTTGACCGAGCACCCCCTTGGCCCGGTCAAAATCCGCCTGTTCATTGGTCGCAAGAGAGGTGCTGCCCGTTACAGGCGGCGTCAGCGTCGGGGCAACAACAGCGCCCGTGTCCCCACCCAAAGGCGGGGTTTGGCCGATCGCACCAAGGTCGCCGCCCTCCAGCTCTACCAAACGAAACTCAAGATCGCCAATGCGGTTGGTTCCGTCGGCGACCACCTGATTGATCCGGAACTCCAGTGATTCGGTCTTGGCCGTAAGCTGTGCCAAGGCCGCCTCGATCGTATCCACCCGCTCCAGCAAAGAGCCGCCAAAACCGCTGGCCGCCGCGCCGCCCGTCGTCGAAAGCTCTCGCCGCAATCCCAGAACGGTGGTGTTCAAAACTGTCAATTCCTGCCGGATATCGGCCAAGGTTTGCGCGCGGTCTTGCGCAAACCCTGCCAGCGGCACCACCGCCAGAACGATTGCCATAAAGCCCGCGCGCATCATAATCAGCTACCTGCGCCCATCGACAGAACCGTCACGGCCCGGCGGTTGCGGCTATAGCAATCTTCGGTAGAACAGACTTCGACCGGACGCTCTTTGCCGTAGGAGACGGTGCGCAAACGGCTGGGGGAAATGCCCTGCGAGATCAGGAAATTCTGCGCAGCCGAGGCACGGCGCGCGCCCAAGGCAAGGTTGTACTGCCGCGTGCCCAGCTCATCCGCGTGACCTTCAATGATAACCGCGTAATCGGTGTTGGACTGCAACCATTGCGCTTGTCCGGCAAGTGTCGTGCGCGCCTCATCCGAGAGGGTGTTTTGGTCAAGGCCAAAGAAGACCCGGTCGCCCAGTGTTTGCTGGAAATAGGCAACCGATGCTGGATCATTCACCCCGCCAAGCCCTTGGCTGTCGATGCCACCTGCACCGCCCATACCGCCAGCACCTGCCCCGAAACGGTCAGGATTGTTACAAGCCGCGAGGCCCAGAACTGCGACCACAAGTGCCGCTTTTGTTAGATAAGACATCTGTTCGTCCTTTGTTTATTGGCCCGATTGGGGCCAGAGTAACAGGTTTCAACCGCCCTGTGAATCGGGCAATCTTCAAATTTTTATGGCAGCAGGGGCGACCATGACGGGTCCGATGCAGCGCCGTTAATTGGCACCGGCCGCAGGTTCCGCCCCGTAATATCCACCGAATAAAGCGACGATTGCCCCGCCGCCCCCGAGGTTTCGCGCGAAAACATGATCACGCGGCCATTGGGCGACCATGTCGGACCCTCGTCCAGGAAAGAGGCCGTCAGCAAGCGTTCCTCGGAACCGTCCACCCGCATCACCCCAATATGGAAACGGCCCTGATGCTGTTTGGTAAAGGCGATCATATCGCCGCGCGGGCTCCATACCGGGGTGGAATAGCGGCCCGGCCCGTTAGAGATCCGCCGTGCCTCGCCGCCGCCCGCAGGCATCAAATAGATCTGCTGTGTGCCGGAACGGTCGCTTTCAAACACAATGCGGCTGCCATCAGGGCTGTAATCGGGTGCCGTTTCAATAGAAGGCGCATTGGTCAACCGCGTGGAGGCACCGGATGCCGTATCCACGGTGTAAAGGTCGCTATTGCCGCCCTGTTCCAGACTATAAACCACCGTCCGCCCGTCAGGGGCAAAGCGCGGCGCAAAGGTCATGGTGCCGGGTTGATCGCCCAAGACACGCGCCTGCACCGATGCCACATCCATCAGATAAATCTTTGGAAAACCCGAGAGATAGGAAGTGTACAAAATCCGGTCACCCGTCGGGCTAAAGCGCGGTGCAATCACCAAAGAGCGACTGTCGGTCAGGAATTGCACATTCGCGCCATCATAATCCATCACTGCCAATCGCTTGGCACGCTCGTTCTTGGGGCCGGATTCAGCGACATAAACAACGCGGCTGTCGAAGTAGCCGCCTTCGCCCGTAATCCGGCTGTAAACCGCATCGGCCACCTTATGCGCCATCCGCCGCCAGCTTTGCGGGGTGCCGGCAAATTGCAGACCCTCGCCCATTTTCTGGCCGGAATAAATATCAAACAGGCGGAACTTCACCACAATCCGGTCGCCGCTGGCGCTGATAGCCCCGGTGATCAGGGCCTGCGCATTGATCGCCTTCCAATCAGGATACGATACCGGCGCATCAAAGCTGTCGACACGACCCACATGCGCGCTGGCCGGAATTTCCCGGAACAAACCGGTGCCCGCCAGATCAGAGGCAACCACCCGCGCGATGTTTTTCGCGTGATCAGCGGCCGCGCCGTTTTCGGCGACAAAGTCAGGCACGGCGAAAGGCAAAGGCTCAATCACGCCCTCGGTGATTTCAAGACGAAGCGGGCCGTTTTGCGCCACGGCGGGGGCGGCAAAGCCCACGCATAGGGCAAGCGCAAAGATCAGGCCGAAGGGGCGGTGATAGGTCATTTGATCCTCATTCTCTCCGGGTTGAATACCAGTTCCAGATTACGCCATTCTTCATATTTGTCAGCGGGAAGGTTAAAACCATTGGCCCCGCAGCGGATTACCGCGCGCCGCGCCGCCTCAAAGGCCTGACGCGCAGCAGTTTGCGATCCGCCTTCATATTCAGTCATCGCGACAGAGCCTGCATCCGGCTTGCCGTCCGGACCGAGACTAACGGCAACCGTCACCGTGACCATCAACGCCTCGGACGACAAAGAGCCGACGTTCCAACACGCTTGCACGGCCACCCGCAGCGCATCCTTTTCACCCGAGGTCATCGGCGGGCCGCTTGGCGCTGCGGTATCGGATGCGCCAGCGGTGCTGGTTGCAGCCGTCGCGGCGGCGAGCGCCTCGGCGATGGCATCACGCGTGGCTTGGGTTGTTTGCGGGGCGGCGTCCGGCACCTCCTCGGGCGTGGTTTCGGCGCGCCGCGCAGGTTTTGGCCGCGGACGGGAGGAGCGGGAAGGCGCAAGCGGTTCGGCCTTATTGGCCTCGGTTGCAAGCTCGGTTCCGGCCTCTTCGGGGGCGGCTTCGGGCACGTCCTCTTCGACCACCTGCGCCTCGGGGGCAGCTTCGGGCGTTACCGCCGGGGTTGCCACCGGATCGGGGATCGCATCGGGGGCCGGCGCCTCAGTTGGGACGGGGGCCACACGCGGTGCGGGCTTGGGGCGCGGACGGTCGTTGATGGTGGGCGCCAGAACGGGCGGCTCCTCAAGATCAATCGGGCCGGGCGTTTGCTCATCGGGCAATTGCGGCACGGCCTCGGGGGCGACCTCTTCCACCTCGGGCTCCGGGATTGGGTCGGGCGCTGGTGCCGCAGGTTCGGGGGCCTGCGGCGCCGCGGCCTGCATCGCATCAAATTCCGCGCTGGTGATCAGCGACACTTCGGTCATCGCGACCTCTTGCGCGTTGTCATGCCGGATAAAGAACCCGCCGATGAACACCCACGCGATCAGGCCCACATGCCCCAGACCTGAAAAAAGAACACCTCTGTCCATCACGTCAGCCTAGCCGCCGCTTGCGCCAAAGGAGGGACCATCGGTATCTGTGACCAGCCCGATATTGCGAAAGCCGCCGGAATTAAGCGCGCCCATCACCTGCGCCACGCGCGAATAAGGAATAGAGCCGTCGGCCCGCAAAAAGATCTTGTCGCTGGTCCGCTCTGACGCGACAGCCCGCAGTTTCGGGATCAGCTCACCGTCCGCGACCTCTTGCGACTGGATCAGAATGCGGCCATCGGCGGTCAGCGTCACGGCCAAGGGTTCCTCTTGCTCGGTCGGCAAGGCGCTGGCTGCAGTTTTCGGCAGCTCAATCGGCACACCCACGGTCAGCATGGGTGCCGCCACCATAAAGATGATTAGCAGCACCAACATCACATCCACGAAAGGAGTGACGTTGATCTCGGACATCGCGGCGGATTTGCCCCGCCGACGCCCGCGTCGCCCTCCGGTTTTTTGCTGCACGCCGGCACCCATGGTTCAGGCGTCCAACTGGCGCGACAGGATGGTGGCGAATTCATCCGCAAAAGCTTCATAGCCGCCAATGATATGTTCGCTATCAGCATTCAGCTTGTTGTAAAACACCACCGCCGGAATAGCGGCAAAAAGCCCGATCCCCGTGGCCAAAAGCGCCTCGGCAATACCGGGGGCCACAACAGCAAGGTTGGTGTTCTGGCTGATTGCGATTTGTTCAAACGCGTGCTTGATGCCCCAAACCGTGCCGAACAGCCCGATAAACGGCGCGGTAGAGCCAGTGGTTGCCAAAAATGACAACCCACGGTTAAGCCGCTCACTTTGCTTGGCAATCGCCACATCCATGCTACGATCGATCCGCGCCTGCGCGCCGGCAATCAAGCCGCCATCATCACGGTGGCTGCGCCGCCATTCCAGCATACCCGCGGCAAAGATTTTCTCCGATGCGCCCTGAGGCTCTGGCCCGACTTTTTCAAACAGATCGTCCAAAGGCTCACCCGACCAGAACGCCTGATCAAAGATGCCGGCCTCGCGCCGCGCAAGGCGAAAGGCGATATGTTTGCGAATGGCAATCGCCCATGACCAAAAGGACATGAACAACAGCATCATCATAACAAGTTTAACTGTGAGGGTCGCGCGCGCAAACAGCGCGATCAACGAGAAGTCGATCTCCTGCGCCGCCGCAAGGGTTTCCGTTTCCATATCGCCTGCTCTTTATTTATGGGCCGTTTGCCGACCCTTGATGTTTTTTGATTCTAGCCGACTTTGACGACAGATGCCAATAGATCATCGCAAAACCGCGCAATATCCCGCCAGTATTACGTCACGTTCCCGTTAACGCCTCCCGCGCCGCCGCCGGGATCCGCGCAGCCCGCCCTGCAAGCGTCAGGCAGACCAATGTCACCCCGGCCTCGAACAACAGCGCATCCCCGCGCCAGACAGATTGCGCAAGGCGGATGCGCGCGCCGGTGATCTCGGTCATGGTCGTGTGCACCTCCAGCAGATCATCATAAACCGCCGGGCGCAGGTATTCCGCCGTCAGATGGCGCACGGCAAAGACGATGCCCTCATTAGCGCGTAAAGCGGCCTGATCCACCCCGAGGCTGCGCACCCATTCGCTACGCGCCCGCTCGATGAACTTCAGGTAATTCGCATAATAGACGATGCCCGCAAGGTCGGTATCCTCATAATAGACACGCAGATCAAACCTATGCACCCGCGCCCCCGTTCACCGCCAGCCGGGCGGCCAAACGCAAGGCGTGGCTGGGATCACCTGCCGCAACAGGCATCACCCGATCATAGCCCGCGCGGATCAGATCCCCGACATCCGGGCGCAGCACCACTGCCTCCCCCGCCCGCGCTAGGGGAGAGCGCGCCGTAAAGGCCTTATCCGACCAAAGCAAAACCACCTGAACCGCCTGGTTCAGCGCAAGCACCTCGGCAGGCAGCGCGGAAAGCTCATCGTCCATGCGCAGGAAAACAAAGGCAGCCTTGATCGCGCCATTCGCCTCAAACCGGAAGGCGCGGTATTGGTTCGCACCCGCCGCCTCCAGCCGATGGGTCAGGGCATCAAGATCGGGGATCATCTCCCCCAAGCGCGGCACCGCGCGCAACTCTGCCCAGTCGCTAAAGAAGAAGAACATCAGATTGGCGCCCAGCTCGGGGTCGGTCTCGGCCATCTTATGGTCGGCAAGGGCCACGACCGCCTCTACCGCGCCTTTGACCACGGTCAGGGTTGCATCATCGACGCCAAAGACCACCGGCACAATTGGCCGTTCCCAGCGCGCAAAGACATAATCGCCCGTGCCTCGGGTGAACATTGCCTCGATCTCGCTGGCCTGCATGGTTTGCCCTTGTGTTTCCTGCACCGCTACTTTTCCTCAAACATATCGGCCTGCCCCGGTGGGCGGGGGGCCTCCAACCCCAGATGCCGCCATGCGCGCGGGGCCAGCATCCGCCCGCGCGGGGTGCGCTGCAAAAGGCCCTGTTGCAACAAGAACGGCTCGATCACCTCTTCTAGCGCGTCGCGCGCCTCCGATAGCGCGGCGGCGATGGTTTCCACCCCAACCGGCCCGCCACTGTAATGTTCGGCCAACAGCATCATATAGCGGCGGTCGGCGCCATCGAGGCCAATATGATCAACCCCCAGCCGCGTCAATGCACGGTCGGCAATAGCCCGCGTCAGGCGGCCGTCGCCCTCGACCAGCACAAAATCGACCACACGGCGCAGCAAACGCCCCGCAATACGCGGCGTGCCGCGCGCGCGTTTGGCAATCTCGCGCGTGCCCTCGGGGTCTGACGGGATACCCATCAAGCGCGCACCGCGTGTCACGATCAGGTCCAGCTCATCCTCGGTATAAAACACCAGCCGCGTCGGGATGCCGAAACGATCGCGCAAAGGGGTCGTCAACAGCCCAAGCCGCGTGGTCGCGCCCACCAGCGTGAAGGGTTGCAGATCAATCCGCACCGTGCGCGCGGCAGGCCCTTCACCGATCACCAGATCAAGCGCGAAATCCTCCATCGCGGGGTAGAGCACCTCTTCGACCACAGGCGAGAGACGATGAATCTCATCGATAAACAGCACATCATTGGGTTCAAGATTGGTCAGGATCGCCGCCAGATCGCCAGCCTTGGCCAAAACCGGCCCCGAGGTCATGCGAAAACCCACGCCCAATTCCCGCGCCATGATCTGTGCCAGCGTGGTTTTACCCAAGCCGGGGGGACCGTAGAACAGCGTGTGGTCCATCGCCTCGGCGCGGATCTTGGCGCTTTCAATAAAGACACGCAGGTTGGCGCGGGCCTCGGCTTGGCCCACGAATTCCTCCAGCACCTGCGGACGCAGCGCGCGGTCGGCATCATCAGGCAAGCCCTCGGGGCGCAGGGTCGGGTCCGGTTGCATCGCTTATCCTTTCGGGGCCAGCAGCTTGAGCGCGGCCCGGATCAACGTGCCCGTCACAGCATCGGGATTTTCACCCGCCGCCTGCGCCACCGCTTGCGCCGCATCGCCATGTGCATAGCCCAGATTAATCAAGGCCGAAAGCGCCTCGGCATTCGCTGCCGCACGGCCAGCAGCTGCGGAATTATCCGGCTTGGCGGCTTTTTTAGGGGCGGATGTCGGCTCTATCACATCATCTTCAACCGCGCCGGCCGTGCTTGCAGGGTTCGCGCCCATCGCCATTACTGCGGGCGCTTTGGATTTCAGCTCTAATACCACGCGTTGCGCGATCTTTGGCCCGACACCGGGGGCGGCCTGAA from Pseudorhodobacter turbinis includes the following:
- the pal gene encoding peptidoglycan-associated lipoprotein Pal, producing the protein MSYLTKAALVVAVLGLAACNNPDRFGAGAGGMGGAGGIDSQGLGGVNDPASVAYFQQTLGDRVFFGLDQNTLSDEARTTLAGQAQWLQSNTDYAVIIEGHADELGTRQYNLALGARRASAAQNFLISQGISPSRLRTVSYGKERPVEVCSTEDCYSRNRRAVTVLSMGAGS
- the ruvB gene encoding Holliday junction branch migration DNA helicase RuvB; the protein is MQPDPTLRPEGLPDDADRALRPQVLEEFVGQAEARANLRVFIESAKIRAEAMDHTLFYGPPGLGKTTLAQIMARELGVGFRMTSGPVLAKAGDLAAILTNLEPNDVLFIDEIHRLSPVVEEVLYPAMEDFALDLVIGEGPAARTVRIDLQPFTLVGATTRLGLLTTPLRDRFGIPTRLVFYTEDELDLIVTRGARLMGIPSDPEGTREIAKRARGTPRIAGRLLRRVVDFVLVEGDGRLTRAIADRALTRLGVDHIGLDGADRRYMMLLAEHYSGGPVGVETIAAALSEARDALEEVIEPFLLQQGLLQRTPRGRMLAPRAWRHLGLEAPRPPGQADMFEEK
- the tilS gene encoding tRNA lysidine(34) synthetase TilS, which encodes MPVKDWAESDLIAEASAAVAAAPDARVAVAVSGGSDSMASLHLAWQAFGAVQAVTVDHALRAGSAEEAHEVSRFCEDLGVGHQTLVWQHGTVTGNLMEAARQARYGLMADWAESAGITHIFLGHTADDQAETFLMGLARGAGIDGLSGMRAEWQHGAVRFVRPFLAVPRATLRSYLTTKGIAWVDDPSNENERFTRVKTRKLLPQLQPLGITVERLAGVISNLAATQSVVRQAVADAAVVVCHEVAGSLEFDLTAWSECSPEIQRRLLLAGILWVSGAEHAPRAAATARVLQAIAARRDATLWGVRLRMGPQSFRLMREARAVGGACGPNALWDGRWQVTGPFAAGQQLQGLGADGLRQVEGWRETGIARDVLLVSPSVWQDDVLVAAPLAGFSPDFHARIAAAFNQFVVSH
- the tolB gene encoding Tol-Pal system beta propeller repeat protein TolB: MTYHRPFGLIFALALCVGFAAPAVAQNGPLRLEITEGVIEPLPFAVPDFVAENGAAADHAKNIARVVASDLAGTGLFREIPASAHVGRVDSFDAPVSYPDWKAINAQALITGAISASGDRIVVKFRLFDIYSGQKMGEGLQFAGTPQSWRRMAHKVADAVYSRITGEGGYFDSRVVYVAESGPKNERAKRLAVMDYDGANVQFLTDSRSLVIAPRFSPTGDRILYTSYLSGFPKIYLMDVASVQARVLGDQPGTMTFAPRFAPDGRTVVYSLEQGGNSDLYTVDTASGASTRLTNAPSIETAPDYSPDGSRIVFESDRSGTQQIYLMPAGGGEARRISNGPGRYSTPVWSPRGDMIAFTKQHQGRFHIGVMRVDGSEERLLTASFLDEGPTWSPNGRVIMFSRETSGAAGQSSLYSVDITGRNLRPVPINGAASDPSWSPLLP
- the ruvA gene encoding Holliday junction branch migration protein RuvA, coding for MIGKIAGRLEYRGTDHVLVDVRGVGYIVHVSDRTLASMPAVGGAVALFTELLVREDLLQLFGFPTMLEKEWHRLLVTVQGVGAKAAMAILGTLGPEGVARAIALGDAKAIQAAPGVGPKIAQRVVLELKSKAPAVMAMGANPASTAGAVEDDVIEPTSAPKKAAKPDNSAAAGRAAANAEALSALINLGYAHGDAAQAVAQAAGENPDAVTGTLIRAALKLLAPKG
- the ybgF gene encoding tol-pal system protein YbgF, with protein sequence MRAGFMAIVLAVVPLAGFAQDRAQTLADIRQELTVLNTTVLGLRRELSTTGGAAASGFGGSLLERVDTIEAALAQLTAKTESLEFRINQVVADGTNRIGDLEFRLVELEGGDLGAIGQTPPLGGDTGAVVAPTLTPPVTGSTSLATNEQADFDRAKGVLGQGDFRTAADLFATFAQTYTGGPLTAEAHYYRGEALSNLGETSDAARAWLEAFSGDMTGARAAESLLKVGQALAELGQGPEACVTLQEVGVRFPGDPAAVQASTAALGLGCQ
- the tolQ gene encoding protein TolQ, whose protein sequence is METETLAAAQEIDFSLIALFARATLTVKLVMMMLLFMSFWSWAIAIRKHIAFRLARREAGIFDQAFWSGEPLDDLFEKVGPEPQGASEKIFAAGMLEWRRSHRDDGGLIAGAQARIDRSMDVAIAKQSERLNRGLSFLATTGSTAPFIGLFGTVWGIKHAFEQIAISQNTNLAVVAPGIAEALLATGIGLFAAIPAVVFYNKLNADSEHIIGGYEAFADEFATILSRQLDA
- the tolR gene encoding protein TolR, with product MGAGVQQKTGGRRGRRRGKSAAMSEINVTPFVDVMLVLLIIFMVAAPMLTVGVPIELPKTAASALPTEQEEPLAVTLTADGRILIQSQEVADGELIPKLRAVASERTSDKIFLRADGSIPYSRVAQVMGALNSGGFRNIGLVTDTDGPSFGASGG
- the ybgC gene encoding tol-pal system-associated acyl-CoA thioesterase, yielding MHRFDLRVYYEDTDLAGIVYYANYLKFIERARSEWVRSLGVDQAALRANEGIVFAVRHLTAEYLRPAVYDDLLEVHTTMTEITGARIRLAQSVWRGDALLFEAGVTLVCLTLAGRAARIPAAAREALTGT
- a CDS encoding cell envelope biogenesis protein TolA, yielding MDRGVLFSGLGHVGLIAWVFIGGFFIRHDNAQEVAMTEVSLITSAEFDAMQAAAPQAPEPAAPAPDPIPEPEVEEVAPEAVPQLPDEQTPGPIDLEEPPVLAPTINDRPRPKPAPRVAPVPTEAPAPDAIPDPVATPAVTPEAAPEAQVVEEDVPEAAPEEAGTELATEANKAEPLAPSRSSRPRPKPARRAETTPEEVPDAAPQTTQATRDAIAEALAAATAATSTAGASDTAAPSGPPMTSGEKDALRVAVQACWNVGSLSSEALMVTVTVAVSLGPDGKPDAGSVAMTEYEGGSQTAARQAFEAARRAVIRCGANGFNLPADKYEEWRNLELVFNPERMRIK